In Chloroflexota bacterium, a genomic segment contains:
- a CDS encoding CDP-alcohol phosphatidyltransferase family protein, with product MSQLKFRWAFYGFSSITVLLLGAQLLHRIAGVRYANQWGLQAAVVFAFQLVALWRSLPKNHRAGEEEVLPRFGPGNALSLARGTLIALLAGFLLLPALPGGWAWLPFALYILSDISDFLDGLAARVSNMVTRLGERLDMNNDSLGVLVVTLLAFQYGRVPWWYLPFGFARFIYLFALRRHVKRGLPVFPLRPSHMRRWFAGVQMGFISVMLAPPVKPPATLYAATLFLIPFVGMFLYDYWQVTGKFDALKLDWSKVQGWMLGWMPLLLRGLALLIYGNHALGLGLPLPLGADSASALQSAPEGLLNGWNLALGILLALGVLGRLTPIAALVSAGIRLQASPLLLGDYLLIFTLVYLLFIGSGRWALWSPEDWLIYNRIGKAKSSA from the coding sequence ATGTCTCAACTCAAATTCCGTTGGGCATTTTACGGATTTAGCTCCATTACAGTGCTGCTGCTCGGAGCGCAACTTCTGCATCGCATCGCGGGGGTGCGCTATGCCAATCAGTGGGGGTTGCAGGCCGCGGTAGTATTCGCCTTCCAACTCGTTGCCCTGTGGCGCTCCCTGCCCAAAAACCATCGTGCTGGCGAAGAAGAAGTTTTGCCGCGCTTCGGCCCTGGCAACGCCCTTAGCCTAGCACGCGGCACGCTGATCGCCTTGCTGGCGGGCTTTTTATTGCTGCCCGCACTGCCCGGCGGTTGGGCCTGGCTGCCCTTTGCGCTCTACATACTTTCTGACATCAGCGATTTTCTCGACGGCCTGGCCGCCCGCGTCAGCAATATGGTCACGCGGCTGGGCGAACGCCTCGATATGAACAACGACTCGCTGGGTGTGCTGGTCGTAACGCTGCTGGCCTTTCAATACGGCCGCGTGCCCTGGTGGTATCTGCCCTTCGGCTTCGCCCGTTTCATTTATCTCTTCGCCCTGCGCCGCCATGTAAAGCGCGGTCTGCCGGTCTTTCCGTTGCGGCCAAGCCACATGCGGCGCTGGTTCGCCGGGGTGCAAATGGGTTTCATCAGCGTGATGCTCGCCCCGCCGGTAAAACCCCCGGCCACGCTGTACGCAGCCACACTTTTTTTGATTCCCTTTGTGGGCATGTTCCTCTACGATTACTGGCAAGTCACCGGGAAATTCGACGCGTTGAAGTTAGATTGGAGCAAAGTTCAGGGGTGGATGCTCGGCTGGATGCCGCTTCTTCTGCGGGGGTTGGCCCTGCTCATCTACGGGAATCACGCGCTGGGCCTGGGGCTGCCCCTCCCCCTCGGGGCGGATTCTGCATCTGCGTTACAATCTGCCCCCGAGGGCTTGCTCAACGGGTGGAATCTGGCCCTCGGCATTTTGCTCGCTTTGGGCGTATTGGGCCGTCTCACCCCCATCGCTGCGCTGGTTTCCGCCGGAATCCGCCTGCAAGCCAGCCCGTTATTATTAGGCGATTATCTGCTCATTTTCACGCTGGTATATCTGCTTTTCATCGGCAGCGGGCGCTGGGCGCTATGGAGCCCCGAAGACTGGCTGATCTACAACCGCATCGGTAAAGCCAAATCATCGGCATGA
- a CDS encoding response regulator translates to MEKLLALVVEDDKNLALAFGEAVEEADYNVEIIHDGQVALDRLGEVVPAIIILDLHIPNVKGVDILNHIRNDERLKDIRVIVATADNRMANELPGVADLVLLKPVGYKQLRNLADRLRPL, encoded by the coding sequence ATGGAAAAATTATTAGCCCTTGTGGTTGAAGACGATAAAAACCTTGCGCTGGCATTTGGCGAGGCCGTCGAAGAAGCTGACTATAACGTAGAAATTATTCACGACGGTCAGGTTGCACTGGACAGGCTGGGCGAAGTTGTGCCCGCGATCATAATCCTGGATTTGCACATCCCCAATGTTAAGGGCGTAGATATTCTGAACCATATCCGCAATGATGAGCGCCTGAAAGATATTCGCGTGATTGTGGCAACTGCCGACAATCGCATGGCAAATGAACTGCCCGGTGTGGCCGATCTGGTTTTGTTAAAGCCGGTCGGCTACAAACAACTTAGAAACCTGGCCGACCGCTTGCGCCCGCTTTAG